From Geotalea uraniireducens Rf4:
TGTAGCAGCCCCGTTATCGACCGGTCGATGGCGGCTACAGGGTGGCACATTTTCTTGAGAATGGGATGGGGATATAAGAGTATTTTCTGGACAGGCATCGGATTAAAGGGAGACCGGCGTGATGACGCGAACGGAGATCTCCACGCTCAACTCCTTCTTCAGTTTTTCCAGCACGGCCGCCGTATCGTCGACGCTCATTCCATCGGGGAGGGCCGCTTCCAGCATCAGGACATAGACCGGCTCCTCCTTGGTGCCGATCAGCTTCGTGTTCAGGTCGGCGATGTTGATCTTGCGCTCGGCCAGCTCCTTTGTGACCCGGTAGACGATACCCGGCTGGTCGGAACCGTAAACCGAAATCAGGCAGAGTTCCCCCTCCTCCTTGACCGGACAGATCTCCGCTTCCGAAAGAGCCCTCACGGAAACGGTGAGCCCCGTCCGCTCGTGAAGGAGCTTGAACTCGTCACCGAGCCGCGCCTTGGTAAACGGTTTTTCGTGGGAGATGATGAGGATCATGGCGAAGTCACCGCCGAGCATGGTGCAGCTGGAATCCTCCAGGTTGCAGCCGAGGCGGAAA
This genomic window contains:
- a CDS encoding glycine cleavage system protein R yields the protein MSECRKENLAHFAVTVISKDRPGIVADISEVLFRLGCNLEDSSCTMLGGDFAMILIISHEKPFTKARLGDEFKLLHERTGLTVSVRALSEAEICPVKEEGELCLISVYGSDQPGIVYRVTKELAERKINIADLNTKLIGTKEEPVYVLMLEAALPDGMSVDDTAAVLEKLKKELSVEISVRVITPVSL